One window from the genome of Candidatus Sulfotelmatobacter sp. encodes:
- a CDS encoding OsmC family protein, translated as MIRQATAVWSGGLKDGKGSLTTLSKALSNVPYDFRMRFEEAPGTNPEELIAAAHAGCFSMALSGELGKANITAKRIETTAKVTLEPVDGKPTVTKSDLFLEVDAPGASKGAIEKAANDAKAGCPISRLLSNTRISLAMTVNV; from the coding sequence ATGATTCGGCAGGCGACGGCGGTCTGGAGCGGTGGCTTGAAGGACGGGAAGGGCAGTCTCACCACGCTCAGCAAGGCGCTCAGCAACGTTCCCTACGATTTCCGCATGCGCTTCGAAGAGGCGCCGGGCACCAATCCCGAGGAACTGATCGCGGCCGCGCACGCCGGCTGTTTCTCGATGGCGCTCTCGGGCGAGCTCGGGAAGGCGAACATCACGGCGAAGCGCATCGAGACCACCGCCAAGGTGACGCTCGAGCCGGTGGACGGCAAGCCCACCGTGACCAAGAGCGATCTGTTCCTCGAGGTGGATGCGCCGGGCGCGAGCAAGGGCGCGATCGAAAAGGCCGCCAACGACGCCAAGGCCGGCTGCCCGATCTCGCGGCTGCTGAGCAATACGAGGATCTCGCTGGCGATGACCGTCAACGTGTAG
- a CDS encoding VIT1/CCC1 transporter family protein — translation MPATPHIEKHFTAGDTVRDIVIGMSDGLTVPFALAAGLSGAVAATGIVVTAGLAEVAAGSIAMGLGGYLAARGDAEHYASEKRREELEVVEKPDAEREEVAVVFREYGLTEAEIAPVLRAFTERPKAWVDFMMRFELGLEEPNPRRALTSAATIAASYVAGGLVPLAPYMLMREAHAALKVSVACTLVALLAFGWVKGHFTGVSPLKSGLQTVLVGGLAAAAAFGLAKLLQ, via the coding sequence ATGCCCGCCACACCGCACATCGAGAAGCACTTCACCGCCGGCGACACGGTGCGTGACATCGTGATCGGCATGTCGGATGGGCTCACCGTGCCTTTCGCGCTCGCCGCCGGACTCTCGGGGGCGGTCGCGGCCACCGGCATCGTCGTCACCGCCGGGCTCGCCGAAGTGGCGGCGGGCTCGATCGCAATGGGGCTGGGCGGCTACCTGGCCGCGCGCGGCGACGCCGAGCACTACGCGAGCGAGAAGCGCCGGGAAGAGCTGGAGGTGGTCGAGAAGCCCGACGCCGAACGCGAGGAAGTGGCGGTGGTGTTTCGCGAATACGGGCTCACCGAGGCCGAGATCGCGCCGGTGCTGCGCGCTTTCACCGAGCGGCCGAAGGCGTGGGTGGATTTCATGATGCGCTTCGAGCTGGGGCTCGAGGAACCCAATCCGCGCCGCGCGCTGACCAGCGCCGCGACCATCGCCGCGTCGTACGTGGCCGGCGGCCTGGTGCCGCTCGCCCCCTACATGCTGATGCGCGAAGCGCACGCCGCGCTCAAGGTGTCGGTGGCGTGCACGCTGGTCGCGCTGCTCGCGTTCGGGTGGGTGAAGGGGCACTTCACCGGGGTCTCGCCCCTCAAGAGCGGATTGCAGACGGTGCTGGTCGGGGGCCTGGCCGCGGCGGCGGCGTTCGGGCTCGCGAAGCTGCTGCAATAG